From Pelotomaculum schinkii, one genomic window encodes:
- the prdC gene encoding proline reductase-associated electron transfer protein PrdC, whose protein sequence is MKKLYKILLQQHLGAPDSPLVKIGDRVERGALIAEPVRLGANIHASVSGTVIDVNEKEIVVEADEVQPDTFQPIPASDSIVEMIKAAGIVGMGGAGFPTHVKMDIDIKGGVVIANGAECEPLLAHNIKQIQENPAVVYRGLIYAMRATNAARGIIAIKSKNTKAIASMKSVIDDARIEVATLPDLYPMGEERAIIREVLGQLLKPEQLPSAANAVVCNVETLAAVCEAVELKKPVMTKNLTVIGRLKSGREANIFMNVPIGTPIKDLIAEAGGIEGDYGEIIMGGPFTGKSVDIDSVVEKTTGGVLVTLPLPKEKRKMGLLVCACGAGEVRLRELAQKMGAEVVSVERCKQVVDVKNSIKCENPGNCPGQAEKVLKLKKNGAEVLLISNCSDCSNTVMGVAPKLKLPVYHHTDHIMRAVGHRLVRRLKIE, encoded by the coding sequence ATGAAAAAGCTTTATAAAATTTTGCTTCAGCAACACTTGGGCGCGCCGGACAGTCCGTTGGTCAAAATTGGTGACAGAGTGGAAAGAGGGGCACTTATCGCCGAACCGGTACGATTGGGAGCTAATATTCACGCCAGTGTATCCGGTACGGTTATTGATGTGAATGAAAAAGAAATCGTGGTTGAGGCTGATGAGGTTCAACCGGATACCTTCCAGCCAATACCCGCAAGTGACAGCATTGTGGAGATGATTAAAGCGGCAGGGATTGTCGGAATGGGCGGCGCCGGTTTCCCAACCCACGTCAAAATGGATATTGACATTAAAGGGGGTGTGGTTATCGCCAACGGCGCTGAGTGCGAGCCGTTGTTGGCACACAACATCAAACAAATACAAGAAAACCCGGCGGTAGTCTATAGGGGGCTGATTTACGCCATGCGGGCCACTAATGCCGCCAGGGGAATTATTGCCATAAAAAGTAAAAACACAAAAGCCATTGCCAGTATGAAGTCAGTAATAGACGACGCACGGATTGAGGTCGCGACTCTGCCTGACCTCTATCCGATGGGTGAGGAACGCGCGATTATTCGTGAGGTGCTGGGACAGCTGTTAAAGCCTGAGCAACTGCCATCGGCGGCCAATGCCGTAGTCTGTAATGTGGAAACCCTCGCGGCTGTTTGTGAGGCGGTTGAATTAAAGAAACCGGTAATGACCAAGAATCTGACCGTAATCGGCAGGTTGAAAAGCGGGCGTGAGGCCAACATTTTTATGAATGTTCCCATCGGCACGCCAATTAAGGATCTCATTGCAGAAGCCGGAGGTATCGAAGGCGACTACGGCGAGATCATAATGGGCGGTCCCTTTACCGGTAAAAGCGTTGATATTGACAGTGTGGTTGAAAAGACGACGGGTGGCGTTTTAGTGACTTTGCCGCTGCCTAAAGAAAAACGCAAAATGGGGCTCTTGGTTTGCGCATGCGGCGCCGGCGAGGTCCGCTTACGGGAACTGGCGCAAAAAATGGGCGCCGAAGTTGTGAGTGTTGAAAGATGCAAACAAGTCGTGGATGTAAAAAACAGCATTAAATGCGAAAATCCCGGTAACTGCCCCGGTCAGGCTGAGAAGGTATTAAAACTGAAAAAAAATGGCGCTGAAGTGCTGCTTATAAGTAACTGCAGCGACTGTTCCAATACTGTTATGGGTGTCGCTCCCAAATTGAAGTTGCCGGTTTATCACCATACCGACCATATCATGCGGGCCGTGGGACATCGTCTGGTGCGCCGGCTGAAGATTGAATAA
- a CDS encoding sigma-54 interaction domain-containing protein, whose product MMKADEATKKIAAENLIQIRMGISFEKILENVNEAICVIDEHGVVTYWNNRSEKLYGVDRMEIVGADIAQFFPNALCLDVLRNGNPVEYVEHRPREGNVVIISCIPIRDGDHVIGVVSIDHDVTEIQRMSFELQEAKNRIKYLERAEEVIKQIHGNCGFERIVYKSKQMYDLIMIAKKVAESDVSVMIVGESGTGKDLFAYAIHEESMRRDQPFVVVDCSAIPSSLIESELFGYESGAFTGAQKKGKPGKFEIADGGTVFLDEIGELPLEMQSKLLRVLESHEFYRVGGVKPIKVDIRVIAATNREMATMLKNGTFRQDLFYRLNVFSLKLPALRERPEDIPILIDYYLKKHSVVNHKLIDKIAPEVMAMLLHYHWPGNVRELKNVVERLVVLADDNMITAQYLPLVIKNSNQKQGDNKITANFETLIRLEEAIIEAERRTIINVLTLTGNNKAKAAKMLRIPRSTLYYKLQKLNIVYDANSY is encoded by the coding sequence ATGATGAAAGCGGATGAGGCCACTAAAAAAATTGCTGCAGAAAACTTGATTCAGATACGGATGGGGATATCTTTTGAGAAAATCCTGGAAAATGTTAACGAGGCTATCTGCGTAATAGACGAACATGGCGTCGTTACTTATTGGAATAACCGCTCAGAGAAGCTTTACGGCGTTGACCGTATGGAGATTGTCGGCGCCGATATTGCACAATTTTTCCCCAACGCCTTGTGTCTGGACGTTTTGCGTAATGGCAATCCCGTTGAATATGTTGAACACCGGCCTCGGGAGGGCAATGTGGTTATAATAAGTTGTATCCCGATTCGTGATGGCGATCATGTCATCGGGGTAGTTTCTATTGACCATGATGTTACGGAAATCCAACGAATGAGTTTTGAACTGCAGGAAGCCAAAAACCGGATAAAATATTTGGAGCGTGCCGAAGAGGTCATAAAACAAATTCATGGCAATTGCGGTTTTGAGAGGATTGTATATAAAAGCAAGCAGATGTATGACCTGATTATGATTGCAAAAAAAGTGGCTGAGAGTGACGTGTCGGTTATGATTGTCGGGGAAAGCGGTACCGGCAAAGATCTGTTTGCTTACGCCATTCATGAAGAAAGCATGCGCCGCGACCAACCTTTTGTGGTAGTCGACTGTAGTGCAATTCCATCAAGCCTGATCGAAAGCGAACTATTCGGCTATGAGTCTGGCGCGTTTACCGGCGCGCAAAAGAAGGGAAAGCCCGGCAAGTTTGAAATTGCCGACGGCGGGACTGTTTTCCTGGATGAGATTGGCGAATTACCGCTGGAGATGCAGTCCAAACTGCTCAGAGTTTTGGAAAGCCATGAATTTTACCGGGTGGGCGGAGTCAAGCCTATTAAAGTGGATATTCGAGTTATTGCGGCAACCAATCGTGAGATGGCAACAATGTTAAAAAACGGTACTTTCCGCCAGGATTTATTTTATCGTTTAAATGTATTTTCGCTAAAGCTGCCTGCTCTCAGAGAGCGGCCTGAAGATATACCTATTTTGATTGATTATTACTTAAAAAAACATTCTGTGGTCAATCACAAATTGATTGACAAAATTGCTCCTGAAGTCATGGCTATGCTGCTGCATTATCATTGGCCGGGAAATGTCCGGGAACTTAAAAACGTGGTGGAACGGTTGGTGGTTTTGGCAGATGACAATATGATTACGGCGCAGTATTTGCCATTAGTGATTAAGAATTCTAATCAAAAGCAAGGTGATAATAAAATCACGGCTAATTTTGAAACCTTGATACGGCTGGAAGAAGCCATCATTGAAGCTGAACGGCGGACAATTATCAATGTTCTGACGCTTACCGGAAACAATAAGGCCAAAGCCGCCAAAATGCTCAGAATACCGCGCAGCACTCTTTATTATAAATTGCAGAAACTAAACATTGTCTATGATGCAAATTCATATTGA
- a CDS encoding proline--tRNA ligase, with protein sequence MRLSKMFLPTLREIPTEAETISHKLMLRAGLVRRTAAGVYSYLPMGYRVIRKIEQIMREEMNRQGGQEFLLPVLNPAELWQQTGRWDVYGDELFRLCDRQGRNYCLGPTHEEIITTIAHNEINSYRQLPQLWYQIQTKFRDEIRPRFGLMRAREFIMKDLYSFDRDEAGLHESYMKMHEGYTRAFTRAGLTFRVVEADPGAIGGKGGSHEFMVMADNGEAEILYCDGCEYGANVEKAVILPTKHEDIDFRQLAERELVYTPNCRTIEDVGLYLHHTADKAVKSVIYETEKEEYPVVLVLVRGDHQVNEIKVKNLLDCLYLSLAREEVVNQVTGADVGYAGPIGLKEKIKIIADPWVYEIIDGECGGNKTDHHWIHITPLRDFKNLDIEVADVRMAAKGEPCPRCGKTLNSARGIEVGHIFKLGTKYSESLHAIYTDEDGKEKTIAMGCYGIGIGRTMAAAIEQNYDQNGIIWPAPIAPYHVIITPISIKEPEQKQIAGEIYTRLGKAGVEVILDDRDERPGVKFKDADLIGIPLRITVSPKYLVVNKVEFKVRKTGEACLVDIDRVVDEINAFIEANMIKI encoded by the coding sequence GTGAGACTTTCCAAGATGTTTTTGCCTACATTACGTGAAATACCGACGGAAGCTGAAACCATCAGTCACAAACTAATGTTGCGTGCCGGTTTAGTCAGAAGGACAGCTGCCGGGGTTTACTCCTATTTGCCCATGGGTTACCGTGTTATCAGAAAGATTGAGCAGATCATGCGGGAAGAAATGAACCGTCAGGGTGGTCAAGAATTCCTGCTGCCGGTCTTGAATCCGGCGGAATTATGGCAGCAGACCGGCCGCTGGGATGTCTACGGTGACGAACTTTTTAGGTTGTGTGACCGGCAGGGAAGGAATTATTGCCTTGGTCCGACGCATGAAGAAATTATCACCACGATTGCCCATAACGAGATTAACTCATACCGCCAACTACCGCAACTTTGGTATCAGATTCAAACGAAGTTTCGGGATGAAATTCGTCCACGTTTCGGCTTGATGCGGGCCCGTGAATTTATCATGAAAGACCTGTATTCCTTTGACCGGGATGAGGCCGGCTTACATGAAAGTTATATGAAAATGCATGAGGGATATACGAGAGCTTTCACGCGAGCCGGCTTGACCTTTCGTGTGGTTGAGGCTGACCCCGGTGCAATTGGCGGCAAGGGTGGTTCCCACGAATTCATGGTTATGGCGGATAACGGCGAAGCGGAAATTCTCTACTGTGATGGATGTGAATACGGCGCCAATGTCGAAAAAGCGGTGATTTTACCGACAAAGCATGAGGATATTGATTTCAGGCAATTGGCGGAAAGAGAACTGGTCTATACACCGAATTGCCGGACGATTGAAGATGTTGGACTGTATCTCCATCATACCGCGGATAAGGCTGTAAAATCGGTTATTTATGAAACGGAAAAAGAGGAATATCCTGTAGTCCTCGTTTTGGTGCGCGGTGACCATCAGGTTAACGAAATTAAAGTCAAGAACCTGCTTGACTGCCTCTACCTTAGTTTAGCCAGAGAGGAAGTTGTCAACCAGGTAACCGGAGCCGATGTGGGTTATGCCGGCCCAATCGGCCTCAAGGAAAAAATCAAGATTATCGCCGACCCTTGGGTGTATGAAATCATAGACGGTGAATGCGGAGGCAATAAAACTGACCATCACTGGATACATATTACCCCACTTCGTGATTTTAAGAATCTTGATATTGAGGTGGCTGACGTCCGAATGGCGGCAAAGGGCGAACCGTGTCCGCGCTGTGGGAAAACACTGAATTCGGCGCGCGGCATTGAAGTCGGCCACATCTTTAAGCTGGGGACCAAATACAGTGAATCGCTGCATGCGATCTACACAGACGAGGACGGTAAGGAAAAGACGATTGCCATGGGTTGTTACGGGATTGGAATCGGCCGTACGATGGCAGCTGCCATTGAGCAAAATTATGATCAAAATGGGATTATCTGGCCGGCGCCGATCGCGCCCTATCACGTCATTATTACTCCGATCAGTATTAAAGAGCCCGAACAAAAGCAAATAGCCGGGGAAATCTATACCCGCTTAGGGAAAGCCGGCGTAGAAGTCATACTTGATGACCGTGATGAGCGACCGGGAGTCAAGTTCAAAGACGCAGATTTAATTGGAATTCCGCTCCGGATTACGGTTAGTCCGAAGTATCTGGTGGTAAACAAGGTGGAATTCAAAGTACGCAAGACCGGGGAAGCTTGCCTGGTCGATATTGACCGGGTGGTTGATGAAATTAATGCTTTCATTGAAGCCAACATGATTAAAATCTAA
- the putP gene encoding sodium/proline symporter PutP translates to MSHSFGIIAASILYLTGMLWIGVNFSNRTENVSDYILGSRGLNKWVTSLSAEASDMSGWLLLGLPGYAYLSGMEASWIALGLALGTYANWKFVAKRLRNYTQIANDSLTLPDYLENRFRDSLKILRSVAAVFILIFFLIYTSSGFVAGGKLFNTVFGLPYIWSMLIGAAVVVTYTFLGGFMAVCWTDFVQGILMFFAILIVPITGMFLSGGPADTLAALKNINPELLNPFTSVDGTALSLIAVVSLMAWGLGYFGQPHILVRFMAIHSADEIKPARHIAMVWVILSLAAAVLVGMVGRVYLPQTLEGAASETVFMVMTNDIFASFIAGIILSAILAAIMSTASSQLLVTASAIGQDFYKSLIRKEAGEKELVSISRWTVIGVAIVAGLLAIKPDNLVLDLVAYAWAGFGATFGPTLVMSLFWKRMTKSGALAGIIAGGITVLVWKQLAHFGGIFALYEIVPGFIMSVFAIIVVSMMSKQPSKEIMDEFERVNRAELR, encoded by the coding sequence ATGTCGCATAGTTTTGGCATTATTGCTGCTTCCATATTATACTTAACCGGGATGTTATGGATTGGGGTGAACTTTTCTAACAGAACTGAAAATGTTTCTGATTATATACTTGGCAGTCGTGGTCTGAATAAGTGGGTTACATCTCTTAGCGCTGAGGCATCTGATATGAGTGGCTGGTTGCTGCTTGGATTGCCGGGTTATGCGTATCTGTCAGGGATGGAGGCATCGTGGATTGCCTTGGGTCTTGCTCTCGGTACTTATGCAAACTGGAAATTTGTTGCCAAACGCCTGCGGAACTACACCCAAATTGCCAATGACTCCCTGACTTTGCCTGATTACCTGGAGAACCGGTTCAGGGATAGCTTAAAAATATTACGTAGTGTTGCTGCAGTTTTTATATTAATCTTCTTTCTGATTTATACATCTTCCGGGTTTGTTGCCGGAGGCAAATTGTTTAACACTGTTTTTGGTTTGCCTTATATCTGGTCAATGTTAATTGGAGCTGCAGTGGTTGTCACCTATACATTTTTGGGGGGCTTTATGGCTGTTTGCTGGACTGATTTTGTTCAGGGAATACTCATGTTTTTTGCTATCCTGATTGTTCCTATTACCGGTATGTTTCTGAGTGGTGGGCCGGCTGATACACTGGCTGCTTTGAAGAATATTAATCCTGAGCTTCTTAACCCTTTTACAAGCGTTGACGGAACCGCTCTTTCTCTCATCGCTGTTGTGTCCCTGATGGCCTGGGGCCTTGGTTACTTTGGTCAACCCCACATCCTGGTTCGTTTTATGGCCATTCATTCGGCAGATGAGATCAAGCCGGCACGCCATATAGCAATGGTTTGGGTTATTCTGTCCCTAGCTGCCGCTGTTCTGGTTGGGATGGTTGGACGAGTCTATCTTCCTCAGACACTCGAGGGAGCAGCCAGTGAAACCGTGTTTATGGTTATGACGAATGATATTTTTGCATCTTTTATCGCCGGGATTATCTTATCAGCAATTCTGGCTGCTATTATGAGTACGGCATCTTCTCAATTGTTGGTTACTGCTTCAGCTATCGGTCAGGATTTTTATAAATCCTTGATTCGTAAAGAGGCAGGGGAGAAAGAGTTGGTCTCGATCAGTCGTTGGACGGTGATTGGCGTTGCGATTGTTGCTGGGCTCTTAGCCATTAAACCTGATAATCTGGTGCTGGATCTTGTAGCCTATGCCTGGGCTGGATTTGGGGCAACCTTTGGTCCAACCCTGGTGATGTCTTTGTTCTGGAAGAGAATGACTAAATCCGGAGCTCTTGCTGGAATTATTGCAGGGGGTATTACGGTATTGGTTTGGAAACAATTAGCCCATTTTGGCGGCATCTTTGCATTATATGAAATAGTTCCCGGTTTTATAATGTCCGTTTTTGCCATTATTGTTGTTAGCATGATGAGTAAACAACCGTCTAAGGAAATTATGGATGAATTTGAGCGGGTTAATCGGGCAGAGCTTCGGTAG
- a CDS encoding TIGR04076 family protein, translating into MTMFAEQKIRIEVLQSQCKLYQPGDCITIDGPMIDFDRTDRVCVTALHAIYPFIFAMRKGVSPEAMGFDGKVTVQCPDYCAPVIFTVSPFTE; encoded by the coding sequence ATGACTATGTTCGCAGAACAGAAGATTAGAATTGAAGTTCTACAATCACAGTGTAAATTATACCAACCGGGAGATTGCATCACCATTGATGGTCCCATGATCGATTTTGACCGGACCGACCGTGTTTGTGTCACTGCCCTGCATGCGATATATCCTTTTATTTTTGCCATGCGCAAAGGAGTCAGCCCTGAAGCCATGGGGTTTGACGGAAAGGTTACAGTTCAGTGCCCGGATTATTGCGCACCGGTGATTTTCACTGTAAGTCCTTTTACGGAGTAG
- a CDS encoding sigma-54 interaction domain-containing protein: MMKADEATKKIAAENLIQIRMGISFEKILENVNEAICVVDEHGVVTYWNNRSEKLYGVDRMEIVGTDVAQFFPNALCLEVLRNGDPVEYVEHRPREGNMVIISSIPICDGDHVIGAVSIDQDITEIQRMSFELQEAKNRIKYLERAEEVIKQIHGNCGFERIVYKSKQMYDLIMIAKKVAESDVSVMIVGESGTGKDLFAYAIHEESMRRDQPFVVVDCSAIPSSLIESELFGYESGAFTGAQKKGKPGKFEIADGGTVFLDEIGELPLEMQSKLLRVLESHEFYRVGGVKPIKVDIRVIAATNREMATMLKNGTFRQDLFYRLNVFSLKLPALRERPEDIPILIDYYLKKHSVVNHKLIDKIAPEVMAMLLHYHWPGNVRELKNVVERLVVLADDNMITAQYLPLVIKNSNQKQGDNKITANFETLTRLEEAVIEAERRTIINVLTLTGNNKAKAAKMLRIPRSTLYYKLQKLNIAYDGQIHIDDLTT; encoded by the coding sequence ATGATGAAAGCGGATGAGGCCACTAAAAAAATTGCTGCAGAAAACTTGATTCAGATACGGATGGGGATATCTTTTGAGAAAATCCTGGAAAATGTTAACGAGGCTATCTGCGTAGTAGACGAACATGGCGTCGTTACTTATTGGAATAACCGCTCAGAGAAGCTTTACGGCGTTGACCGTATGGAGATTGTCGGCACCGATGTTGCACAATTTTTCCCCAACGCCTTGTGTCTGGAAGTTTTGCGTAATGGCGATCCCGTTGAATATGTCGAACACAGGCCCCGGGAAGGAAATATGGTTATAATAAGTTCTATCCCGATTTGCGATGGCGACCATGTCATCGGGGCAGTTTCTATTGACCAGGATATTACGGAAATCCAACGAATGAGTTTTGAACTGCAGGAAGCCAAAAACCGGATAAAATATTTGGAGCGTGCCGAAGAGGTCATAAAACAAATTCATGGCAATTGCGGTTTTGAGAGGATTGTATATAAAAGCAAGCAGATGTATGACCTGATTATGATTGCAAAAAAAGTGGCTGAGAGTGACGTGTCGGTTATGATTGTCGGGGAAAGCGGTACCGGCAAAGATCTGTTTGCTTACGCCATTCATGAAGAAAGCATGCGCCGCGACCAACCTTTTGTGGTAGTCGACTGTAGTGCAATTCCATCAAGCCTGATCGAAAGCGAACTATTCGGCTATGAGTCTGGCGCGTTTACCGGCGCGCAAAAGAAGGGAAAGCCCGGCAAGTTTGAAATTGCCGACGGCGGGACTGTTTTCCTGGATGAGATTGGCGAATTACCGCTGGAGATGCAGTCCAAACTGCTCAGAGTTTTGGAAAGCCATGAATTTTACCGGGTGGGCGGAGTCAAGCCTATTAAAGTGGATATTCGAGTTATTGCGGCAACCAATCGTGAGATGGCAACAATGTTAAAAAACGGTACTTTCCGCCAGGATTTATTTTATCGTTTAAATGTATTTTCGCTAAAGCTGCCTGCTCTCAGAGAGCGGCCTGAAGATATACCTATTTTGATTGATTATTACTTAAAAAAACATTCTGTGGTCAATCACAAATTGATTGACAAAATTGCTCCTGAAGTCATGGCTATGCTGCTGCATTATCATTGGCCGGGAAATGTCCGGGAACTTAAAAACGTGGTGGAACGGTTGGTGGTTTTGGCAGATGACAATATGATTACGGCGCAGTATTTGCCATTAGTGATTAAGAATTCTAATCAAAAGCAAGGTGATAATAAAATCACGGCTAATTTTGAAACCTTGACACGGCTGGAAGAAGCCGTCATTGAAGCTGAACGGCGGACAATTATCAATGTTCTGACGCTTACCGGAAACAATAAGGCCAAAGCCGCCAAAATGCTCAGAATACCGCGCAGCACTCTTTATTATAAATTGCAGAAACTAAACATTGCCTATGATGGGCAAATTCATATTGATGATTTAACTACTTAA
- a CDS encoding MetQ/NlpA family ABC transporter substrate-binding protein translates to MKRFLVLVGCLIFAAGVLAGCGSKPAQENAGSSNTPAKLVVGATAKPHAEILEIVKPILQKENVDLEITVFTDYVLLNPALKDKQIDANFFQHTPYLEDYNAKNNADLTYTVKVHTEPMGVYSKKVEKLDALSDGASVGIPNDATNGGRALAVLQEAGLLKLKDGAGVTATDRDIVENPKKLKIQMMDAAMLPRALEDLDLCVINSNYALEANLNPVKDSIFMEAKDSPFANILAVRPEDKDKDSIKKLGQALQSPEVKKFIEDNYKGSVVPAF, encoded by the coding sequence GTGAAAAGGTTTTTGGTACTCGTAGGTTGTCTAATATTTGCTGCAGGTGTTTTAGCGGGCTGCGGCAGCAAGCCGGCCCAGGAAAACGCCGGGAGTTCAAATACTCCCGCCAAGTTGGTGGTTGGCGCTACCGCCAAACCGCACGCCGAAATATTGGAGATAGTAAAGCCCATCCTGCAAAAGGAAAATGTGGACTTAGAAATCACGGTGTTTACCGATTATGTGCTCTTAAACCCTGCCTTGAAGGACAAGCAGATTGACGCCAACTTCTTCCAGCACACGCCATATCTGGAGGATTACAACGCCAAGAATAACGCTGACCTGACCTATACAGTCAAGGTACATACCGAACCTATGGGCGTGTACTCCAAAAAGGTTGAAAAGCTTGACGCGCTGTCCGACGGCGCCAGTGTAGGCATCCCCAATGATGCGACCAACGGTGGGCGGGCCTTAGCGGTCCTCCAGGAGGCCGGACTGCTCAAACTCAAGGATGGCGCCGGCGTAACCGCCACTGATAGGGATATCGTTGAGAACCCGAAAAAATTAAAGATCCAGATGATGGACGCCGCAATGCTGCCAAGAGCGCTGGAGGATCTGGATCTCTGCGTCATTAACAGCAATTACGCGCTGGAAGCGAACCTCAATCCTGTAAAGGACTCCATCTTCATGGAAGCAAAGGATTCTCCTTTCGCCAACATCCTGGCGGTCAGGCCCGAGGATAAAGACAAGGACAGCATCAAAAAGCTGGGCCAGGCCCTGCAGTCGCCCGAAGTCAAGAAATTCATTGAAGACAATTACAAGGGCAGTGTAGTTCCTGCCTTTTAG
- a CDS encoding methionine ABC transporter permease produces the protein MLELLGDNSWIVGKVLVATWETIYMVLISTVLSYLFGLPLGIILVTTAKNHIMENKGLNRVLGSIVNTTRSVPFIIFLILLIPLTRFVVGTPIGTVASIVPLTLAAIPFVARMVETSLKEIEWGLVEAAVSMGASNSQVVSKVLVPEAMPSLLLGFAITAINLVGYSAMAGIVGGGGLGTLAYYYGYQRYEDTVMWITVIVLIILVQGVQMLGDNLAGKIANKRR, from the coding sequence ATGCTTGAGCTTTTAGGGGATAATTCCTGGATTGTCGGCAAAGTACTGGTGGCTACCTGGGAAACCATCTATATGGTCCTGATATCCACTGTTTTGAGCTACCTGTTTGGCCTGCCGCTGGGCATCATACTGGTAACCACCGCTAAAAACCATATCATGGAAAACAAGGGCTTAAACCGGGTCCTCGGGTCGATAGTCAATACCACGCGTTCCGTCCCATTCATTATTTTCCTGATTTTGCTCATACCGCTTACCCGCTTTGTGGTCGGCACACCTATCGGCACTGTGGCGTCAATAGTGCCGCTTACTCTTGCGGCCATACCCTTTGTTGCCCGGATGGTGGAGACTTCATTAAAAGAAATTGAGTGGGGGCTTGTTGAGGCTGCTGTTTCGATGGGAGCCAGCAATTCTCAGGTTGTATCCAAAGTTTTGGTGCCCGAGGCAATGCCTTCTTTATTGCTGGGGTTTGCCATAACTGCCATTAACCTGGTTGGTTATTCAGCTATGGCGGGAATCGTGGGAGGAGGTGGACTGGGTACCCTGGCCTATTATTACGGCTACCAGCGTTATGAGGACACTGTGATGTGGATTACTGTAATAGTCCTCATCATACTTGTCCAGGGGGTCCAAATGTTAGGCGACAATCTCGCCGGCAAGATAGCGAACAAAAGGAGGTAA
- a CDS encoding methionine ABC transporter ATP-binding protein, producing MIEIKNLSKIYATTGQQVLALDDVSLTVKKGEIFGIIGLSGAGKSTLIRCINMLEKPTRGSIAVDGREITSLGMGELRLARQKIGMIFQQFNLLSSRTVFDNVMFPLEIAKVPRAEATKRVQELLELVGLTDKAGMHPGQLSGGQKQRVGIARALANGPKLLLSDEATSALDPQTTRSILKLLKDINRQLNLTILLITHDMNVIKEVCDRVAVISNSRIVETGDVLDVFSSPQTPTSHSFVNAVISHEVPAELLHSSTERNGETATRLIRVSFIGASAGKPLISSMVRRYNVDVNIIYGNIDRIKDTPFGNLTLEIIGHPGLLQEALDYLRGQGLEIEVLTNA from the coding sequence ATGATCGAGATCAAGAACCTCAGCAAAATCTATGCAACAACGGGTCAACAAGTCCTGGCGCTGGATGATGTCAGTCTCACTGTGAAAAAGGGTGAGATATTCGGAATTATCGGCTTGAGCGGAGCAGGCAAAAGCACTCTGATCCGGTGTATAAACATGCTGGAAAAGCCCACCCGGGGGTCTATTGCGGTCGATGGACGCGAGATTACCTCGCTCGGCATGGGGGAGCTGCGTTTAGCCCGGCAAAAGATCGGCATGATCTTTCAGCAATTCAACCTGCTGTCTTCCAGAACCGTCTTTGACAACGTCATGTTCCCGCTGGAGATAGCAAAAGTGCCGCGCGCGGAAGCAACAAAGCGGGTACAAGAACTCCTGGAACTGGTGGGCCTTACCGACAAGGCCGGGATGCACCCGGGCCAGTTGAGCGGAGGCCAAAAGCAGAGGGTGGGTATCGCCCGGGCACTGGCCAACGGCCCCAAGCTGCTTTTATCCGACGAGGCCACTTCAGCTTTAGACCCGCAGACGACCCGTTCGATCTTAAAACTATTAAAAGATATCAACCGGCAGCTCAATTTGACGATTTTGTTGATCACCCACGATATGAACGTGATTAAAGAGGTTTGCGACCGGGTTGCGGTCATCAGCAATTCCCGGATTGTAGAGACCGGTGATGTTCTGGATGTTTTCTCAAGCCCGCAGACACCTACCTCACACAGTTTTGTCAATGCGGTTATCAGCCATGAGGTACCCGCTGAGTTGCTGCACAGTTCCACGGAGCGAAACGGCGAAACCGCTACCAGGCTTATCAGAGTGTCATTTATCGGCGCTTCAGCGGGCAAGCCCCTGATCTCCTCAATGGTCCGGCGCTATAACGTTGATGTCAACATCATCTACGGTAACATCGACCGGATTAAAGATACCCCGTTTGGCAACCTGACCCTGGAAATAATCGGGCATCCCGGGTTATTGCAAGAGGCGCTTGATTATCTGCGCGGACAGGGCCTGGAAATAGAGGTGTTAACAAATGCTTGA